In a genomic window of Halostella litorea:
- a CDS encoding Cdc6/Cdc18 family protein produces the protein MDITDRIARRQTRTREGGLILDRGPLNPAVHLSEPVGRGPVLERLLDVLDPVFRDRLPDDVAVYGPKGTGKSAVVSALLAALNDQIGRRRQPIGTTTRAGSAEGSVGFVRVDAYRATSEFRFYHTLLNAVADDPVPERGVGTETLRDRLRDHFDTPKRRAVVAVDHVSDAEDVTVADVRRWLTPVEDSVSLALVGRSVPPSWEDETIHVPAYRQHALVDVLTARASQALENGVLRHGQARRIAEWAGGDAHDALAAAFGAADAADRADADRIRASDVDAGMDAVPDDCVHVGRVLALPENRQRVLATLLDLDGPATVDEAATAIADRSDLTASTVKRFLYELAEADVLERVAASDADGTGRRPSRVETRFPTLVFRRLYDGG, from the coding sequence ATGGACATCACCGACCGTATCGCTCGGCGACAGACCCGGACGCGTGAGGGTGGCCTGATCCTCGACCGCGGGCCGCTGAACCCCGCGGTCCACCTGTCCGAACCCGTCGGTCGCGGCCCGGTGCTCGAACGCCTCCTCGACGTGTTGGACCCCGTGTTCCGCGACCGCCTCCCGGACGACGTCGCGGTGTACGGCCCGAAGGGAACCGGCAAGTCGGCGGTCGTCAGCGCCCTGCTGGCGGCGCTGAACGACCAGATCGGCCGCCGCCGCCAGCCGATCGGCACCACCACGCGTGCCGGCAGCGCCGAGGGGTCGGTCGGCTTCGTCCGCGTCGACGCCTATCGGGCCACCAGCGAGTTCCGCTTCTACCACACCCTCCTCAACGCCGTCGCGGACGACCCCGTCCCCGAGCGGGGCGTCGGGACGGAGACGCTCCGGGACCGCCTCCGCGACCACTTCGACACGCCGAAGCGCCGGGCGGTCGTCGCTGTCGACCACGTCAGCGACGCGGAGGACGTCACCGTCGCGGACGTCCGGCGGTGGCTCACCCCGGTCGAGGACTCCGTCTCGCTGGCGCTCGTCGGCCGGTCGGTCCCGCCGAGTTGGGAGGACGAGACGATCCACGTCCCGGCCTACCGGCAGCACGCGCTCGTCGACGTGCTCACCGCCCGCGCGTCGCAGGCCCTGGAGAACGGCGTCCTCCGCCACGGCCAGGCCCGGCGGATCGCGGAGTGGGCCGGTGGGGACGCCCACGACGCGCTCGCGGCCGCGTTCGGCGCGGCCGACGCCGCGGACCGGGCCGACGCCGACCGGATCCGGGCGAGCGACGTCGACGCCGGGATGGACGCGGTCCCGGACGACTGCGTCCACGTCGGCCGCGTGCTCGCGCTGCCCGAGAACCGCCAGCGCGTGCTCGCGACGCTGCTCGACCTCGACGGCCCGGCGACCGTCGACGAGGCGGCGACGGCGATAGCGGACCGCTCGGACCTGACCGCCAGCACGGTCAAGCGGTTCCTGTACGAACTCGCCGAGGCGGACGTCCTCGAACGCGTCGCGGCGAGCGACGCCGACGGGACCGGCCGCCGGCCGAGCCGGGTGGAGACGCGCTTCCCGACGCTCGTGTTCCGGCGGCTCTACGACGGCGGGTAG
- a CDS encoding anaerobic glycerol-3-phosphate dehydrogenase subunit C yields the protein MSDAESPDDDFEPVQVFGDETEMDLRPGSDDCYKCSTCDTNCPVAEVEDEFPGPKFQGPEQWRLKRKGDHDIDDSVMKCSNCMRCDGACPSNVPLSQMHNTARGEYVDEQMDKLSVEYLRNRMLSNYRLLASLGSKVPRLANFVMGLGVTSWLGEKVMGIPSEREMPEFATQTFREWWSERGGNATSKERAREARAERGGSQVSNPDKRVAYFHGCYANYNTPEVGKAMVRVFESFGYEVMVPPQRCSGTPMFANGMLDDARRAAETNVEEFVAAIGDGADVVASCTSCSMSLRQEYPELFDLHGIEDLSNNTYEALEYLRIHEDLEGELADTEVDFPDVAYHAPCHARNQGLEGQAVEVTESIDGVEAHDVGDSCSGISGTYGWKEEHYDTSMKIGEEMFEHMEAADADTGMTECPTCAMQMEHGTGYEIKHPLELLETALVEE from the coding sequence ATGAGCGACGCAGAATCCCCCGACGACGACTTCGAACCGGTACAGGTGTTCGGCGACGAGACGGAGATGGACCTTCGCCCCGGCTCCGACGACTGCTACAAGTGCTCGACCTGCGACACGAACTGCCCCGTCGCCGAGGTCGAGGACGAGTTCCCCGGGCCGAAGTTCCAGGGCCCCGAGCAGTGGCGGCTGAAGCGCAAGGGGGACCACGACATCGACGACTCCGTGATGAAGTGTTCGAACTGCATGCGCTGTGACGGCGCGTGCCCGTCGAACGTCCCGCTGAGCCAGATGCACAACACGGCCCGCGGGGAGTACGTCGACGAGCAGATGGACAAACTCTCCGTCGAGTACCTGCGCAACCGCATGCTCTCGAACTACCGCCTGCTCGCGAGCCTCGGGAGCAAGGTCCCCCGCCTCGCGAACTTCGTGATGGGGCTGGGCGTCACCTCGTGGCTCGGCGAGAAGGTGATGGGCATCCCCAGCGAGCGGGAGATGCCGGAGTTCGCGACCCAGACGTTCCGGGAGTGGTGGAGCGAGCGAGGTGGCAACGCCACCTCGAAGGAGCGAGCGCGGGAGGCGCGAGCAGAGCGAGGTGGCTCGCAGGTCTCGAACCCCGACAAACGCGTCGCCTACTTCCACGGCTGCTACGCCAACTACAACACGCCCGAGGTGGGCAAGGCGATGGTGCGCGTGTTCGAGTCGTTCGGCTACGAGGTCATGGTCCCGCCCCAGCGCTGTTCGGGCACGCCGATGTTCGCGAACGGAATGCTGGACGACGCCCGGCGCGCCGCCGAGACGAACGTCGAGGAGTTCGTCGCGGCCATCGGCGACGGCGCGGACGTGGTCGCCTCCTGTACCTCCTGTTCGATGTCGCTCCGCCAGGAGTACCCGGAACTGTTCGACCTCCACGGCATCGAGGACCTCTCGAACAACACGTACGAGGCCCTCGAGTACCTCCGGATCCACGAGGACCTGGAGGGCGAACTGGCGGACACCGAGGTCGACTTCCCCGACGTGGCCTACCACGCGCCGTGTCACGCCCGCAACCAGGGGCTGGAGGGCCAGGCCGTCGAGGTGACCGAGTCCATCGACGGCGTCGAGGCCCACGACGTGGGCGACTCCTGTTCGGGCATCAGCGGCACGTACGGCTGGAAGGAGGAGCACTACGACACGTCTATGAAGATCGGGGAGGAGATGTTCGAGCACATGGAGGCCGCCGACGCCGACACCGGGATGACCGAGTGCCCCACCTGCGCGATGCAGATGGAACACGGCACCGGCTACGAGATCAAGCACCCGCTCGAACTGCTGGAGACGGCGCTGGTCGAGGAGTGA
- the glpB gene encoding glycerol-3-phosphate dehydrogenase subunit GlpB, which yields MAIRDDVLVVGGGLAGVAAALAASEHADVRLISHKQSTLRHASGLVDVLGYPPEGGEDADPIAEPFDALADLPEGHPYERVGADAVREGLALFDDAVGDTYVGSHTDRNALVPTHGGTVKPTARYPKSAAAGLASDGRDALLVGFAALTDFDAPLAADHLAAAGVPFEARGATVRFPGEFRDDAKVTRYAHALDRNEDLNGVPARTALAEAVKPHLDGEERVGFPAVLGDDDPCGVRASLAEKLDADVFEVPMGPPSLPGLRLEDRLYAALAEAGVHAETGNPAVEVEAEDGRIRAVVVDRTGRPVPYHADQFVLATGGLVGKGIDSDREAVREPIFDCHVPHPSDRYDWFDADAFGDHPFARFGVDVDSDLRPRAADGTAEYGNLRAAGGVLGGYDFAAEKSGGGVSLATGYAAGTAAGRAAGGETSDAAIPGDTT from the coding sequence ATGGCGATTAGGGACGACGTGCTGGTGGTCGGCGGCGGCCTCGCGGGCGTCGCCGCCGCGCTCGCCGCCAGCGAGCACGCGGACGTGCGCCTGATCTCCCACAAGCAGAGCACGCTCCGGCACGCCAGCGGCCTCGTCGACGTGCTCGGCTACCCGCCCGAGGGCGGCGAGGACGCCGACCCGATCGCGGAGCCGTTCGACGCGCTGGCCGACCTGCCGGAGGGCCACCCCTACGAGCGCGTCGGCGCGGACGCCGTCCGCGAGGGGCTGGCGCTGTTCGACGACGCCGTGGGCGACACGTACGTCGGCAGTCACACCGACCGGAACGCGCTCGTGCCGACCCACGGCGGCACGGTCAAGCCGACGGCGCGCTACCCGAAGTCGGCCGCCGCCGGCCTCGCGAGCGACGGCCGGGACGCGCTGCTGGTCGGGTTCGCCGCGCTGACCGACTTCGACGCGCCGCTCGCGGCCGACCACCTCGCGGCCGCCGGCGTCCCGTTCGAGGCCCGCGGGGCCACGGTCCGGTTCCCCGGCGAGTTCCGCGACGACGCGAAGGTGACGCGGTACGCCCACGCGCTGGACCGGAACGAGGACCTGAACGGGGTGCCCGCCCGCACGGCGCTCGCCGAGGCGGTCAAGCCCCACCTCGACGGCGAGGAGCGCGTCGGCTTCCCGGCGGTACTGGGCGACGACGACCCGTGTGGCGTCCGCGCGTCGCTCGCGGAGAAACTCGACGCGGACGTGTTCGAGGTGCCGATGGGGCCGCCGAGCCTCCCCGGCCTCCGGCTGGAGGACCGACTCTACGCCGCGCTGGCCGAGGCCGGCGTCCACGCGGAGACCGGCAACCCCGCGGTGGAGGTGGAGGCCGAGGACGGCCGGATCCGCGCGGTGGTCGTCGACCGAACCGGCCGGCCGGTGCCGTACCACGCCGACCAGTTCGTGCTGGCGACGGGCGGCCTCGTCGGCAAGGGCATCGACTCCGACCGCGAGGCGGTCCGGGAGCCGATTTTCGACTGCCACGTGCCACACCCGTCGGACCGCTACGACTGGTTCGACGCGGACGCGTTCGGCGACCACCCCTTCGCCCGCTTCGGGGTCGACGTCGACAGCGACCTGCGCCCGCGGGCGGCCGACGGGACGGCGGAGTACGGGAACCTGCGGGCCGCTGGGGGCGTCCTCGGCGGCTACGACTTCGCGGCCGAGAAGTCCGGCGGCGGCGTCTCCCTCGCGACCGGCTACGCCGCCGGGACGGCGGCAGGGAGGGCAGCGGGCGGCGAGACGAGCGACGCGGCGATCCCCGGTGATACCACATGA
- the glpA gene encoding anaerobic glycerol-3-phosphate dehydrogenase subunit GlpA, with the protein MTHTTEVLVIGGGSTGTGIARDLAMRGVDVTLVEQGNLTHGTTGRMHGLLHSGGRYAVSDQASATECIEENRVLRDIASHCVEETGGLFVQRPEDSDEYFREKLEGCRECGIPAEELTAAEAREVEPYLAGDVKRAIKVPDGAIDPFRLCVANAVSAENHGARIETHAEVVDLLGDEDDVTGVKVRHESGPGKREHATPGTTEEMHADYVVNATGAWAGQIGDMAGVDVEVRPSKGVMVVMNCRQVDTVVNRCRPKGDADIVVPHETTAILGTTDEEVEDPAEYPEEGWEVDLMIDTLSELVPILEEARTVRSFWGVRPLYEPPDVGSEDPTDITRDYFLLDHEERDDLRGLTSIVGGKFTTYRMMAEEISDHVCEQLGVRGECRTADEPLPGSEHPGNLDAAMDRFGLRSPVARRSTQRLGSRTEEVLASADPNPVVCDCEAVTRAEVQDAIASAGTDLNAVRIRTRASMGNCQGGFCCHRMAAELHPEYDEPTAREALDELFQERWKGEVHALWGEQLSQAALNYALHATTMNRDRDPARTGGVDYAAFDDGPGAPDAAGEGRGVATDGGDHGD; encoded by the coding sequence ATGACTCACACCACCGAGGTTCTCGTGATCGGCGGGGGGTCGACGGGGACAGGGATCGCCCGTGACCTCGCGATGCGGGGGGTCGACGTGACCCTCGTCGAGCAGGGGAACCTCACGCACGGGACGACGGGGCGGATGCACGGCCTGCTCCACAGCGGCGGGCGGTACGCCGTGTCCGACCAGGCCAGCGCGACGGAGTGCATCGAGGAGAACCGCGTCCTCCGGGACATCGCGAGCCACTGCGTCGAGGAGACCGGCGGCCTGTTCGTCCAGCGCCCCGAGGACTCCGACGAGTACTTCCGGGAGAAGTTGGAGGGGTGTCGGGAGTGTGGCATCCCGGCCGAGGAACTCACCGCCGCGGAGGCCCGCGAGGTCGAACCGTACCTCGCCGGCGACGTGAAACGTGCGATCAAGGTGCCCGACGGGGCGATCGACCCGTTCCGCCTCTGTGTCGCCAACGCGGTCAGCGCCGAGAACCACGGCGCACGCATCGAGACCCACGCCGAGGTGGTCGACCTGCTCGGCGACGAGGACGACGTGACCGGGGTGAAGGTCCGCCACGAGAGCGGCCCCGGCAAGCGCGAGCACGCGACCCCGGGCACGACCGAGGAGATGCACGCCGACTACGTCGTCAACGCGACGGGCGCGTGGGCGGGACAGATCGGCGACATGGCCGGCGTCGACGTGGAGGTCCGACCGTCCAAGGGCGTGATGGTCGTGATGAACTGCCGGCAGGTCGACACCGTCGTCAACCGCTGCCGGCCGAAGGGCGACGCCGACATCGTCGTCCCCCACGAGACGACCGCTATCCTCGGCACGACCGACGAGGAGGTCGAGGACCCCGCGGAGTACCCCGAGGAGGGGTGGGAGGTCGACCTGATGATCGACACGCTCTCCGAACTCGTCCCCATCCTGGAGGAGGCCCGGACGGTGCGGTCGTTCTGGGGCGTCCGCCCGCTGTACGAGCCGCCGGACGTCGGCAGCGAGGACCCGACCGACATCACGCGGGACTACTTCCTGCTGGACCACGAGGAGCGAGACGACCTGCGCGGCCTCACCTCCATCGTCGGCGGGAAGTTCACCACCTACCGGATGATGGCCGAGGAGATAAGCGACCACGTCTGCGAGCAACTGGGCGTCCGCGGGGAGTGTCGCACCGCCGACGAGCCCCTGCCGGGCAGCGAGCACCCGGGGAACCTGGACGCCGCGATGGACCGCTTCGGCCTGCGCTCGCCGGTCGCCCGCCGGAGCACCCAACGGCTCGGCTCCCGCACGGAGGAGGTGCTGGCCTCCGCGGACCCGAACCCCGTGGTCTGTGACTGCGAGGCCGTCACCCGCGCCGAGGTGCAGGACGCCATCGCGTCGGCCGGCACGGACCTCAACGCCGTCCGCATCCGGACGCGCGCGTCGATGGGCAACTGCCAGGGCGGCTTCTGCTGTCACCGGATGGCCGCGGAGCTCCACCCCGAGTACGACGAGCCGACCGCCCGGGAGGCGCTGGACGAACTGTTCCAGGAGCGCTGGAAGGGCGAGGTCCACGCGCTGTGGGGCGAACAGCTCTCGCAGGCCGCGCTCAACTACGCGCTCCACGCCACGACGATGAACCGCGACCGCGACCCCGCGAGGACGGGCGGCGTCGACTACGCCGCCTTCGACGATGGCCCGGGCGCGCCGGACGCCGCCGGCGAGGGTCGCGGCGTCGCCACCGACGGGGGCGACCATGGCGATTAG
- the glpK gene encoding glycerol kinase GlpK, producing the protein MSNETYVGAVDQGTTGTRFMVFDHSGQVVANAYEKHEQIYPEPGWVEHDPMEIWENTKTVVTRALEDAGVEADQLEALGITNQRETTLLWDADTGRPIHNAIVWQDRRTTDRVEELEEAGKVEEIREKTGLEADAYFSATKAEWLLENADPIKTQRARPADIHERAADGDILFGTIDTWLIYNLTGNHITEVTNASRTMLYNIRDLEWDDELLDEFDVPREMLPEVRPSSDEDLYGHTDPDGFLEAEIPVAGALGDQQAALFGQTCFDEGDAKNTYGTGSFFLMNTGNDAVASDHGLLTTIGFQRSGEPVQYALEGSIFVTGAAIEWLEDVDLIENAAETAELARSVDSTDGVYVVPAFTGLGAPHWDQRARGTILGMTRGTRREHIVRATLESIAYQTRDVAEAMEADSGIDMATLRVDGGAVKNNYLCQLQADIIDTDIARPEVDETTALGSAYAAGLAVDYWESVDELRDNWQVDREFEPDMDRSKADEMYGRWGDAVERAKGWAQDGGE; encoded by the coding sequence ATGTCAAACGAAACATATGTGGGCGCGGTCGACCAGGGGACGACTGGCACGCGCTTCATGGTGTTCGACCACAGCGGTCAGGTGGTCGCGAACGCGTACGAGAAACACGAACAGATCTACCCGGAGCCGGGTTGGGTGGAACACGACCCGATGGAGATCTGGGAGAACACGAAGACGGTCGTGACCCGCGCGCTCGAGGACGCGGGCGTCGAGGCCGACCAGCTGGAGGCGCTCGGGATCACGAACCAGCGCGAGACGACGCTCCTGTGGGACGCCGACACCGGTCGACCGATCCACAACGCCATCGTCTGGCAGGACCGACGGACGACCGACCGCGTCGAGGAACTGGAGGAGGCCGGCAAGGTCGAGGAGATCCGCGAGAAGACCGGGCTGGAGGCCGACGCGTACTTCTCGGCGACGAAGGCCGAGTGGCTGCTGGAGAACGCCGACCCGATCAAGACCCAGCGCGCACGGCCCGCCGACATCCATGAACGGGCCGCCGACGGGGACATCCTGTTCGGGACGATAGACACCTGGCTCATCTACAACCTCACGGGCAACCACATCACCGAGGTGACAAACGCGTCTCGGACGATGCTGTACAACATCCGCGACCTGGAGTGGGACGACGAACTGCTCGATGAGTTCGACGTACCCCGCGAGATGCTGCCGGAGGTCCGCCCCTCCAGCGACGAGGACCTCTACGGCCACACCGACCCCGACGGGTTCCTCGAAGCCGAGATACCGGTCGCCGGCGCGCTCGGCGACCAGCAGGCCGCGCTGTTCGGCCAGACCTGCTTCGACGAGGGCGACGCGAAGAACACGTACGGCACCGGCTCCTTCTTCCTGATGAACACCGGCAACGACGCCGTCGCGAGCGACCACGGGCTGCTGACGACGATCGGCTTCCAGCGCTCGGGCGAACCGGTCCAGTACGCCCTTGAGGGGTCGATCTTCGTCACCGGCGCGGCCATCGAGTGGCTGGAGGACGTCGACCTCATCGAGAACGCCGCCGAGACGGCCGAACTCGCGCGGAGCGTCGACTCCACCGACGGGGTGTACGTCGTGCCTGCGTTCACGGGCCTCGGCGCGCCCCACTGGGACCAGCGCGCCCGCGGCACCATCCTCGGGATGACGCGTGGCACCCGCCGCGAGCACATCGTCCGCGCGACGCTCGAATCGATCGCCTACCAGACCCGCGACGTGGCCGAGGCCATGGAGGCCGACTCCGGCATCGACATGGCGACGCTGCGGGTCGACGGCGGCGCGGTCAAGAACAACTACCTCTGTCAGCTCCAGGCCGACATCATCGACACCGACATCGCGCGGCCGGAGGTCGACGAGACGACCGCGCTCGGCTCGGCGTACGCCGCCGGGCTGGCGGTCGACTACTGGGAGTCCGTCGACGAACTCCGCGACAACTGGCAGGTCGACCGCGAGTTCGAACCCGACATGGACCGCTCGAAGGCCGACGAGATGTACGGCCGCTGGGGCGACGCCGTCGAGCGCGCGAAAGGCTGGGCGCAGGACGGTGGTGAGTGA
- a CDS encoding phosphoglycolate phosphatase has protein sequence MDAPPLAVDIDGTLTRPDGGLDPRTFDAIRDWPADVVVATGKSFPYPVALCQFVGIEELVIAENGGVVCTRDDVSVVGEREAARAVAEEFVALGHDLGWGDADLINRWRETEIAVRRTAPLEPLEELAADHGLTVVDTGYAYHVKSPDVSKGAGLAALCESLPHEPADFVAVGDSENDVSTFECVGRSYAVANADAAATAAADVITEGAHGEGFLEALAAVGGD, from the coding sequence ATGGACGCTCCCCCGCTCGCGGTCGACATCGACGGCACGCTGACCCGCCCCGACGGCGGCCTCGACCCGCGGACGTTCGACGCGATCCGCGACTGGCCGGCCGACGTGGTCGTCGCAACCGGGAAGTCGTTTCCCTACCCCGTCGCGCTCTGTCAGTTCGTCGGCATCGAGGAGCTGGTGATCGCGGAGAACGGCGGCGTCGTCTGCACCCGCGACGACGTGTCGGTCGTCGGCGAGCGCGAGGCCGCCCGGGCCGTCGCCGAGGAGTTCGTCGCGCTCGGCCACGACCTCGGCTGGGGCGACGCCGACCTGATCAACCGCTGGCGGGAGACGGAGATCGCCGTGCGCCGGACCGCGCCGCTCGAACCGCTGGAGGAACTCGCCGCCGACCACGGGCTGACGGTCGTCGACACGGGCTACGCCTACCACGTCAAGTCGCCGGATGTGAGCAAGGGCGCGGGGCTGGCGGCGCTCTGTGAGTCCCTGCCCCACGAACCGGCCGACTTCGTCGCCGTCGGCGACAGCGAGAACGACGTGTCGACGTTCGAGTGCGTCGGCCGGAGCTACGCCGTCGCCAACGCCGACGCGGCGGCGACCGCCGCCGCGGACGTCATCACCGAGGGCGCACACGGGGAGGGGTTCCTCGAAGCGCTCGCCGCGGTCGGCGGGGACTGA
- a CDS encoding VNG_1110C family protein, producing MPDPSRLRDSTQIVLPTDDLDGSAGLKDGLQEEFVVSIYEEEGYYRIIGSPVEIKGASKYLSRHGISLP from the coding sequence ATGCCGGACCCGTCCAGGCTCCGAGACAGCACCCAGATCGTCCTCCCCACCGACGACCTGGACGGGTCGGCCGGCCTGAAGGACGGGCTTCAGGAGGAGTTCGTGGTGAGCATCTACGAGGAGGAGGGCTACTACCGCATCATCGGCAGCCCCGTGGAGATAAAGGGAGCCAGCAAGTACCTCTCGCGACACGGCATCAGCCTGCCGTAG
- a CDS encoding OBG GTPase family GTP-binding protein: protein MGLEEEIQELEEEIATTPYNKSTEAHIGRLKSKLAEKKEKLENQSSAGGGTGYHVEKHGDATVALVGFPSVGKSTLLNAMTNADSEVGSYEFTTLDVNPGMLQYNGANIQMLDVPGLIEGAASGRGGGQEVLSVVRAADLAVFVLSAFEIDQYERLREELYANKIRLDQEPPRVSITKKGKGGLKINASVDLDISEDAIKGVLREHDYINADVAIGENLDIDRLIDGVMDNREYIPSVVTVNKADLIDPDYLETVNDNLRAHDIDPDDAVFISAEEEKGLDALAERIWEELGLMRIYMDKPGRGVDYEEPLVLFEGATVEDACHKLGGEFEDRFRFARVSGPSAKHDEQQVGTDHELADEDVLRLITRK, encoded by the coding sequence ATGGGGCTCGAAGAGGAGATACAGGAGCTAGAGGAGGAGATAGCCACCACTCCGTACAACAAATCCACCGAGGCCCACATCGGACGCCTGAAGTCCAAGCTCGCCGAGAAAAAGGAGAAGCTCGAAAATCAGAGTTCCGCCGGCGGCGGCACCGGCTACCACGTCGAGAAACACGGCGACGCGACGGTCGCGCTCGTCGGGTTCCCCAGCGTCGGCAAGTCGACGCTTCTGAACGCCATGACCAACGCCGACAGCGAGGTCGGCTCCTACGAGTTCACGACGCTGGACGTCAACCCCGGCATGCTCCAGTACAACGGCGCGAACATCCAGATGCTCGACGTCCCGGGGCTCATCGAGGGGGCCGCGAGCGGCCGCGGCGGCGGCCAGGAAGTGCTCTCGGTCGTCCGGGCCGCCGACCTGGCCGTGTTCGTCCTCTCCGCTTTCGAGATCGACCAGTACGAACGGCTCCGCGAGGAACTGTACGCGAACAAGATCCGGCTCGATCAGGAGCCTCCCCGCGTGTCGATCACCAAGAAGGGCAAGGGCGGCCTGAAGATAAACGCCAGCGTCGACCTCGACATCTCCGAGGACGCGATCAAGGGCGTCCTCCGGGAACACGACTACATCAACGCCGACGTGGCGATCGGCGAGAACCTCGATATCGACCGGCTCATCGACGGCGTGATGGACAACCGCGAGTACATCCCCTCCGTCGTCACCGTCAACAAGGCCGACCTCATCGACCCCGACTACCTCGAAACCGTCAATGACAACCTCCGCGCCCACGACATAGACCCGGACGACGCCGTGTTCATCAGCGCCGAGGAGGAGAAGGGCCTCGACGCCCTCGCCGAGCGCATCTGGGAGGAACTCGGCCTGATGCGGATCTACATGGACAAGCCCGGCCGCGGCGTCGACTACGAGGAGCCGCTCGTCCTCTTCGAGGGGGCGACGGTCGAGGACGCCTGCCACAAGCTCGGCGGCGAGTTCGAGGACCGCTTTCGCTTCGCCCGCGTCTCCGGGCCCAGCGCGAAACACGACGAACAGCAGGTCGGCACCGACCACGAACTCGCCGACGAGGACGTCCTCCGGCTGATCACCCGCAAGTGA
- a CDS encoding TIGR04206 family protein yields MTRRRTAAVLALALFPWTVTLYPGGSGFVFPWGLYSPDPGGVVLVTDYFLVHTNAAALPPHLTAWGVGTAVYALALTSAALGTAAGREDRRVTAALLVVAAVAHLRFSLGTDHAGVTTLPVGPVALFVVAWWFHAGDLRRIAVPG; encoded by the coding sequence GTGACGCGCCGCCGCACGGCGGCCGTCCTCGCGCTGGCGCTTTTCCCCTGGACCGTGACGCTCTACCCCGGCGGCAGCGGATTCGTCTTCCCGTGGGGGCTGTACTCGCCCGACCCCGGCGGGGTGGTGCTCGTGACCGACTACTTCCTCGTCCACACCAACGCCGCGGCGCTCCCGCCCCACCTGACGGCGTGGGGCGTCGGCACGGCCGTCTACGCCCTCGCGCTCACGAGCGCCGCGCTCGGAACCGCGGCCGGCCGCGAGGACCGCCGCGTCACCGCGGCGCTGTTGGTGGTCGCTGCCGTCGCTCACCTCCGCTTCTCGCTCGGGACGGACCACGCCGGGGTCACCACGCTGCCGGTCGGCCCCGTGGCGCTGTTCGTCGTCGCCTGGTGGTTCCACGCCGGCGACCTCCGGCGGATCGCAGTGCCCGGGTAG
- a CDS encoding VOC family protein has protein sequence MSAPLDHTMMRVEDLDASLDWYRTHLDYEEKGRWEADTFTNVFLGPEDAHDEGALLELTYNHDGRSYDMGDAWGHIAVRTEDVYDAYEELMDAGVEDYRDPDSCGGEYAFVKDPDGHEIEIVERDHGARWSLDHTMIRVENAEEAIGWYTRVLDYEMFRRSEHDSFALYFMKPADAADEAMSVELTYNYDGRSYDVGDAWGHVAVEVDDLQGFWDTAMRRDAEDYRDPESCDMRYAFTKDPDGREVEIVTAD, from the coding sequence ATGAGCGCACCGCTCGACCACACGATGATGCGCGTCGAGGACCTGGATGCATCGCTGGACTGGTACCGGACACATCTCGACTACGAGGAGAAGGGCCGCTGGGAGGCCGACACGTTCACCAACGTGTTCCTCGGCCCCGAGGACGCCCACGACGAGGGCGCGCTGCTCGAACTCACGTACAACCACGACGGCCGCTCCTACGACATGGGCGACGCCTGGGGCCACATCGCCGTCCGCACGGAGGACGTGTACGACGCCTACGAGGAACTGATGGACGCCGGCGTCGAGGACTACCGCGACCCCGACTCCTGTGGCGGCGAGTACGCGTTCGTGAAAGACCCCGACGGCCACGAGATAGAGATCGTCGAGCGCGACCACGGGGCGCGCTGGAGCCTCGACCACACGATGATCCGCGTCGAGAACGCCGAGGAGGCGATCGGCTGGTACACCCGCGTGCTCGACTACGAGATGTTCCGCCGGAGCGAGCACGACTCCTTCGCGCTGTACTTCATGAAGCCCGCCGACGCCGCCGACGAGGCGATGTCGGTCGAACTCACGTACAACTACGACGGCCGCTCCTACGACGTGGGCGACGCGTGGGGCCACGTCGCCGTCGAGGTCGACGACCTCCAGGGCTTCTGGGACACCGCGATGCGGCGGGACGCCGAGGACTACCGCGACCCCGAGTCCTGCGACATGCGCTACGCCTTCACCAAGGACCCGGACGGCCGCGAAGTCGAGATAGTCACGGCGGACTGA